A stretch of Campylobacter showae DNA encodes these proteins:
- a CDS encoding ComEA family DNA-binding protein, with amino-acid sequence MNKFVLLMLACASMVFAAINLNTATKEELMSLNGIGSAKADAIIEYRKTNKFESIEDIKNVNGIGDKTFENLKGDISTSGTSVMPTSDKLSKKAKEVNDVTDKVKQGKKEVAKKTKDVEDKVAAPVKDMDKSKTDIEEKASKNITNKVKSGEDKIEKDIDDVKTKAKSSKKKVEESGVKGVEAKKPTKKKSE; translated from the coding sequence ATGAACAAATTTGTGTTATTAATGTTGGCATGCGCTTCGATGGTATTTGCCGCTATAAATTTAAATACCGCTACAAAAGAGGAGCTTATGAGTTTAAACGGCATTGGTTCAGCAAAAGCAGATGCTATTATTGAATATAGAAAAACAAATAAATTTGAAAGTATAGAGGATATTAAAAACGTAAACGGTATCGGCGATAAGACTTTTGAAAATTTAAAAGGCGATATTTCTACGAGCGGTACGAGCGTAATGCCTACAAGCGATAAACTATCCAAAAAGGCAAAAGAAGTCAATGATGTGACCGACAAAGTAAAACAGGGCAAAAAAGAAGTCGCTAAAAAAACAAAAGATGTAGAAGACAAAGTAGCTGCGCCTGTAAAAGATATGGATAAATCTAAAACTGACATAGAAGAAAAGGCTTCTAAAAACATCACAAATAAAGTAAAATCCGGCGAAGATAAAATAGAAAAAGATATTGATGACGTTAAGACTAAGGCAAAATCTTCAAAGAAAAAAGTTGAAGAAAGTGGAGTTAAGGGAGTCGAAGCTAAAAAACCTACAAAGAAAAAATCAGAATAA